One window of Atribacter laminatus genomic DNA carries:
- the galU gene encoding UTP--glucose-1-phosphate uridylyltransferase GalU yields the protein MKERLISKAVIPVAGYGTRLLPVTKSQPKEMLPIVDKPAVQYVVREAIDSGVESILFVTGRGKRAIEDYFDYAVELELELENKGKFDLLQEVRDIGEMIRIFYVRQKLQRGLGDAIYQAKRFINDAPFAVLLADDIIDTTDPVLRQMIDLYRKRPGIILAVTRIPREEISQWGVIQGMEVGEGTFEVEDLIEKPDPDEAPSDLAIVGRYILTPSIFEAIDKVSPGKGGEIQLTDSIRSLLNKEKIYAYEFQGTYYGVGDKVGFLKANVAFALKRKDIGEELKGFLKQIIEEEK from the coding sequence ATGAAGGAAAGATTAATATCCAAGGCAGTGATCCCAGTGGCTGGGTATGGAACCCGTTTATTACCGGTAACCAAATCTCAGCCGAAAGAGATGCTTCCGATTGTCGATAAACCGGCAGTTCAATATGTGGTGAGAGAAGCCATCGATTCTGGAGTAGAAAGCATTCTATTTGTTACTGGCCGAGGGAAAAGAGCCATAGAAGATTACTTCGATTACGCAGTTGAATTGGAATTGGAATTGGAAAACAAGGGAAAATTTGATCTTTTGCAGGAAGTACGTGATATTGGGGAAATGATTCGGATATTTTATGTCCGTCAAAAGCTGCAAAGAGGCTTAGGAGATGCTATCTATCAGGCAAAACGTTTTATTAATGATGCACCTTTTGCAGTTTTATTAGCCGATGATATCATTGATACAACGGATCCGGTACTACGGCAAATGATCGATTTGTACCGGAAAAGACCAGGAATAATCCTGGCTGTGACTCGTATTCCTCGTGAGGAAATTTCTCAATGGGGTGTTATTCAGGGCATGGAAGTGGGAGAAGGAACATTTGAGGTTGAGGATTTGATTGAAAAGCCCGATCCTGACGAAGCTCCCTCCGATTTGGCGATTGTTGGCAGATATATTTTAACTCCATCAATATTCGAAGCAATTGATAAGGTGTCACCAGGAAAAGGGGGAGAAATCCAGCTCACTGATTCGATTCGAAGCCTTTTGAATAAAGAGAAAATTTATGCATATGAATTTCAAGGGACGTATTATGGAGTAGGGGATAAGGTTGGATTTTTAAAAGCCAATGTGGCTTTTGCCTTGAAGCGGAAAGATATTGGTGAAGAATTGAAAGGATTCTTAAAGCAGATAATTGAAGAAGAAAAATAG
- a CDS encoding type II toxin-antitoxin system HicB family antitoxin, protein MMQNNTFVFTGVIIKENNEFSSICIEIDVASEGLTPEEAKSNLIEAVSLYLESAIENGLPVFRPVPKNESPLMKSPDQVTEVFDIKISLDVKVHV, encoded by the coding sequence ATGATGCAAAATAATACATTTGTTTTTACTGGTGTCATTATAAAAGAAAATAATGAGTTTAGTTCGATTTGTATCGAAATTGATGTCGCTTCTGAAGGATTGACCCCAGAAGAAGCCAAGTCGAACCTCATAGAAGCGGTATCTCTCTATCTAGAATCAGCAATTGAGAATGGTCTACCGGTTTTTCGACCAGTTCCTAAAAATGAAAGTCCTCTAATGAAAAGTCCGGATCAAGTAACCGAAGTCTTTGATATCAAAATATCACTTGATGTAAAGGTTCATGTCTGA
- a CDS encoding nucleoside-diphosphate sugar epimerase/dehydratase yields MFSTRIKFIIDFLAFFLATIIAFWLRLDLNIYTVISRHQQALFWGTLVNSILGLFFIFYYQTYRQIWRYTSFREIIQLIKVVLLETAFFIAGMLLFFRGNFPRSVFLLMPIISFGFMLIPRFVIGYYSERSLNLLKKDTKKALIVGAGDAGEKIYREINRHIELGYRVVGFVDDDARKINSHLHGIRVLGKIDKLPEIVKKKNIETVVVAIPSAGRKIIQRVYDLVSPFAIETLVMPGIYELIGKKISFDILRPFKMEDLLSRDPVFFDLQKVAAYFSGKRILITGACGSIGSEISRQLAISGVELILLDNNETGIFDLNNELSNLTQVHPLVGDIRCLGRLKNIVKMYHPNLIYHAAAYKHVPLMEDNHEEAFLTNVVGTLNCIEAMGEEIEKFVVISTDKAVEPENMMGLSKKMAEILISSSAKLKLDSKMVVVRFGNVLGSRGNVLEVWKSQLQKNQPLTITDPAMKRYFMTTQEAVTLVLEASLLGDNGGTYVLKMGELVPILDMAKEFCKIQGYDLGKDVQYEVTGIRSGEKIIEKLWEDNEEVSDTAHQKILKIVNNTDSLPWDDLVQFVRDLEMRILEGKPVEVKNEITEFLKRNSEI; encoded by the coding sequence ATGTTTTCGACCAGAATAAAATTTATCATTGATTTTTTAGCTTTTTTCTTAGCCACAATAATAGCGTTTTGGTTGCGTCTGGATCTTAACATCTATACTGTCATTAGCCGTCACCAGCAAGCGCTTTTTTGGGGGACACTTGTTAATAGTATTCTCGGTTTATTTTTTATTTTCTACTATCAAACCTACCGACAGATTTGGAGATACACGAGCTTTCGGGAAATTATTCAACTCATTAAAGTTGTTCTTTTAGAAACCGCCTTTTTTATTGCTGGTATGCTTCTTTTCTTTCGTGGAAATTTTCCCCGTTCAGTTTTTCTTTTAATGCCAATAATTAGCTTTGGCTTTATGTTAATCCCTCGTTTTGTTATTGGGTATTATTCTGAGCGATCTCTTAATTTATTAAAAAAAGATACCAAAAAAGCTTTGATAGTTGGGGCTGGTGATGCCGGAGAGAAAATCTACCGGGAAATCAATCGACATATTGAACTGGGTTATCGAGTTGTTGGTTTTGTTGATGACGATGCCAGAAAGATCAACTCACATCTCCATGGGATCCGAGTGTTGGGAAAAATCGATAAACTTCCTGAGATTGTCAAGAAGAAAAATATTGAAACGGTTGTTGTGGCCATTCCCAGTGCCGGAAGAAAAATCATTCAAAGGGTTTACGATTTAGTTTCTCCTTTTGCCATTGAGACTTTAGTTATGCCAGGGATTTATGAATTAATTGGGAAAAAGATCTCATTTGACATCTTGCGACCATTTAAGATGGAAGATCTGCTTTCCCGTGATCCAGTTTTTTTTGATTTGCAGAAAGTTGCCGCTTACTTTTCCGGGAAACGGATATTGATTACCGGAGCCTGTGGTTCGATCGGAAGTGAAATCAGCCGGCAATTAGCAATCAGTGGAGTTGAGCTCATTTTGTTGGATAACAACGAAACCGGTATTTTTGACCTCAATAATGAACTTAGTAATTTAACTCAAGTTCATCCTTTGGTTGGTGATATTCGGTGTTTGGGAAGGTTAAAAAATATCGTAAAAATGTATCATCCCAATTTGATATATCATGCTGCGGCTTATAAACATGTTCCTCTTATGGAGGATAACCATGAGGAAGCTTTCCTGACCAATGTAGTTGGAACTTTAAATTGCATTGAAGCTATGGGAGAAGAAATCGAGAAATTTGTGGTTATTTCTACTGATAAAGCGGTTGAACCGGAGAATATGATGGGTTTGAGCAAGAAAATGGCTGAAATTTTGATTTCTTCGTCGGCAAAATTAAAGCTTGACTCTAAGATGGTGGTCGTCCGGTTTGGAAATGTGTTGGGAAGCCGTGGAAATGTCTTAGAAGTTTGGAAAAGTCAATTACAGAAGAATCAACCCCTTACTATTACCGATCCGGCGATGAAAAGATATTTTATGACCACTCAAGAAGCGGTCACTTTAGTTTTGGAAGCGAGTCTATTGGGTGACAATGGTGGAACCTATGTATTAAAGATGGGTGAATTAGTGCCCATATTAGACATGGCGAAAGAATTTTGTAAAATACAGGGATATGATTTAGGAAAAGATGTTCAATACGAGGTAACCGGTATCCGTTCCGGTGAAAAGATCATTGAAAAACTATGGGAAGATAATGAAGAGGTTTCAGATACTGCCCATCAGAAAATTTTGAAAATTGTTAACAACACTGATTCTTTACCATGGGATGATTTGGTCCAGTTTGTCCGAGATTTGGAAATGAGAATCCTGGAAGGAAAACCGGTTGAAGTTAAAAATGAAATAACGGAATTTTTGAAAAGGAATTCAGAAATTTAG
- a CDS encoding nucleoside kinase translates to MKASSCSVTINNQQKLNITPGMTILEIARNSFPDTYQNFMAARLNGEIVDLNTKVDKSSEICFLDFFQPEGHRTYIRSLLFMLSYSIHILYPKAQLHVLHSMSDGLFCEISGVGNLTTEHLDNINQKMQELAQSNISFEREIVDWDKAISIFDHQNREDLNRLFRYWRITAITLYRLDKYYDYFYGPLCPSTGYINNFGFVMVPPGFFLQYPRVTDPERLPTYVFHPKLFTTFQEAGQWAKIMEIKNVGDLNQSIAHGEGREIVSMTEAFHEKKIAQIADLITQRRGSLKIVFIAGPSSSGKTTFARRLYIQLRVNGWKPETISLDDYFISRKDVKTWDNQYYERPEALDLELFEQQIEELIDGKEVEIPRYNFITGSREPMGAKMQLGHDGIIIIEGLHALNPLLSKNIPEERQFKIYASAITQLNIDNHNRMSTTDCRLIRRLVRDSQFRGSTTEEVFKTWLHVRAGEEKYIFPFQEDADIFFNSSLIYELSILRQYAEPLLRAITPENETYLEAYRLYAFLSHFIPLQSSFVPSNSILREFIGA, encoded by the coding sequence ATGAAAGCATCCTCGTGTTCGGTTACTATCAACAATCAGCAAAAACTAAATATCACCCCGGGCATGACTATTCTCGAAATCGCCCGCAATTCTTTTCCTGACACTTACCAAAACTTTATGGCAGCTCGCTTGAATGGAGAAATAGTTGACCTCAACACCAAAGTTGATAAATCCAGTGAAATATGCTTCTTGGATTTCTTCCAACCCGAGGGACATCGCACCTATATTCGTAGTTTGCTCTTTATGCTCAGTTATAGTATTCACATCCTCTATCCTAAAGCCCAGCTTCATGTCCTTCATTCGATGAGTGATGGTTTATTTTGTGAAATATCAGGAGTTGGAAATTTAACGACCGAACACTTAGATAATATCAATCAAAAAATGCAAGAATTAGCTCAATCCAATATCTCATTTGAAAGAGAAATAGTCGATTGGGATAAAGCTATCAGTATTTTTGATCATCAAAATCGAGAAGACCTTAATCGACTTTTCCGCTATTGGCGAATAACAGCAATAACTCTTTACCGTCTGGATAAATATTATGATTATTTTTATGGACCTCTTTGCCCTTCAACCGGTTATATAAATAACTTTGGATTTGTTATGGTTCCACCCGGCTTTTTTCTTCAATATCCTCGGGTAACCGATCCCGAGCGACTTCCCACCTATGTTTTTCATCCCAAATTATTTACCACTTTCCAGGAAGCCGGTCAGTGGGCAAAAATCATGGAGATAAAAAATGTGGGAGATTTGAACCAATCTATCGCTCATGGTGAAGGTCGAGAAATTGTCTCGATGACCGAGGCTTTTCATGAGAAAAAAATCGCCCAAATCGCCGACCTCATCACTCAAAGAAGAGGGAGCTTGAAGATAGTCTTTATCGCTGGTCCCTCCTCCTCGGGAAAAACTACTTTTGCCCGGCGTTTGTACATCCAATTAAGAGTGAATGGCTGGAAACCGGAGACCATTTCTCTTGATGATTACTTTATCTCCAGAAAAGATGTAAAAACCTGGGACAATCAATACTATGAGCGCCCGGAAGCTCTTGACCTCGAGCTTTTTGAACAACAAATTGAAGAACTCATCGATGGAAAGGAAGTTGAAATTCCTCGATACAACTTTATCACCGGAAGCCGGGAACCAATGGGAGCCAAAATGCAGTTGGGTCATGATGGGATTATCATCATTGAAGGACTACATGCCCTCAATCCCTTGCTTAGTAAAAACATACCCGAGGAAAGACAATTCAAGATTTACGCCAGTGCCATCACCCAGCTCAATATTGACAATCACAACCGAATGTCAACCACCGATTGTCGGCTTATTCGCCGCCTGGTGAGAGACAGCCAATTTCGAGGGAGTACTACTGAAGAAGTCTTTAAAACCTGGCTGCACGTCCGTGCCGGAGAAGAAAAATACATCTTTCCTTTTCAAGAAGATGCCGATATTTTTTTCAATTCATCCCTGATTTATGAATTAAGTATTTTACGCCAATATGCCGAACCGCTTCTCCGGGCAATCACTCCTGAAAATGAAACTTACTTAGAGGCGTATCGACTTTACGCCTTTTTAAGCCACTTCATCCCGCTTCAATCTTCTTTTGTACCATCCAATTCAATCTTGCGAGAATTCATCGGAGCCTAA
- a CDS encoding GumC family protein, producing MEEEVSLYDLFEVLSRRKKLMWGIFLLVFALGILYAGYMRYSSKDYEAVATIMVNPFSLTGIVQSNDSYENLLNATLPYPQFTNETYITIATSFMIIEKLIENLEPSENYTVQSLSKKLKAEYSEKTYLMRLTVKDKDPERAAEIANNWAIVFTEALNESIQDQFNKIIELVTIRVDADRKDLDWISQEIELIKEKNMDRIVIQKEMDKLTEQYLDYQKTLVDLDFIAKAQEVEIQKTKESLEKESQFIEIKKSIINEPIIMEYLLSAEKPIEPMSFSIISQELNQNYIELSKKLADLDICLAGDLKRKETLQESGIIDNLHKKILEKQTQLLKLEKELGTLEKQYEVYFNNYQTSFRKLNEIKTLISAWTGDTNVTLLSQAIPPSEPTAGTSAKLILAVAAVAGLFLAIFMAFFVEFLDKMKQYKKV from the coding sequence ATGGAAGAAGAAGTGTCTTTATATGATTTATTTGAAGTTTTAAGCCGGCGGAAAAAACTAATGTGGGGAATTTTTTTACTGGTATTTGCCTTGGGAATTCTCTATGCCGGGTATATGCGTTATTCTTCCAAAGACTATGAAGCAGTTGCAACCATAATGGTGAATCCGTTTAGCTTGACAGGGATTGTGCAATCGAATGATTCCTATGAAAATTTGCTGAATGCAACTTTACCCTACCCCCAATTTACCAACGAAACTTATATAACAATAGCTACAAGTTTTATGATTATCGAAAAATTGATTGAAAATTTGGAGCCATCCGAAAATTACACTGTTCAGAGTTTGAGTAAAAAGCTGAAAGCAGAATATTCTGAAAAAACCTATCTGATGAGATTAACGGTTAAGGATAAAGATCCTGAACGAGCAGCTGAAATAGCGAATAACTGGGCAATTGTTTTTACGGAGGCATTAAATGAGTCCATTCAAGATCAGTTCAATAAGATAATTGAACTGGTAACCATCCGAGTGGATGCCGACAGGAAAGACCTTGACTGGATTTCGCAAGAGATAGAATTGATAAAAGAAAAGAATATGGATCGTATCGTAATTCAAAAAGAGATGGATAAATTGACCGAGCAATATCTTGATTACCAAAAAACACTGGTTGATTTAGATTTTATAGCTAAAGCCCAGGAAGTTGAGATTCAAAAAACCAAAGAAAGTCTTGAAAAAGAAAGCCAATTTATTGAAATCAAAAAATCGATTATAAACGAACCGATTATTATGGAGTATTTATTATCTGCCGAAAAACCAATTGAACCTATGTCTTTTTCAATTATAAGTCAGGAGTTGAACCAAAATTACATAGAACTATCCAAGAAACTTGCTGATCTGGATATTTGCTTGGCTGGTGATTTGAAAAGGAAAGAGACACTCCAGGAATCAGGAATCATTGACAACCTTCATAAGAAGATTTTAGAAAAGCAGACACAATTACTTAAACTTGAAAAAGAGTTGGGAACTCTTGAGAAACAGTATGAAGTATATTTTAATAACTATCAAACATCTTTTAGAAAATTGAATGAAATAAAAACCTTGATTTCAGCTTGGACAGGAGATACTAATGTAACTTTGCTTTCTCAAGCAATCCCACCATCTGAACCAACGGCAGGTACTTCAGCTAAACTTATTCTGGCAGTGGCAGCAGTAGCCGGTCTATTTTTAGCCATATTTATGGCCTTTTTTGTTGAATTCTTAGATAAGATGAAGCAGTATAAGAAAGTATAA
- a CDS encoding MBL fold metallo-hydrolase, which translates to MRITFLGAAREVTGSCYLIEGRNKRFLVDCGMVQGSGEERNAASFPFDPGNIDFVLLTHAHLDHSGRIPFLYKDGFRGKIFATAPTIELCEVLWLDMYKIMLEETNRTNRKNLRAGKPSIEPLYTEEDVLGALNLFEPVGYDEIVPVDTVESVFRNAAHIIGAATIEVWVDGVKLVFSGDLGPFYNVMEGSPPIIDEADYVILESTYGNRRHKTLEETREEFENAIREALKSGGKVLIPSFVVDRAQRLIYELSLLKNKMKFDFPIFFDSPMGSKATEIYQKYLGLMAGEIQKQIFQGHDPFVLPGMSYVSSPDESRAINQIEKAIVIAGSGMCTGGRIIHHLKHGLWKPNTDLIFVGYQAQGTLGRLLVDGIKKVKLFGEEISVKAKINTINGFSAHADQDDLLKWSDYFQSNPTFVVTHGEEEIAETFGRILEKRGRAVVVPQLGDSIELVKKEKKVCVSEAPAVESSVIQEISSKVKSLQEKKVYIGTDGDHLLHSALLLIEEAEKAVMKE; encoded by the coding sequence ATGAGAATTACATTTTTAGGAGCAGCTCGAGAAGTAACCGGTTCCTGTTATCTCATAGAAGGACGGAATAAGCGTTTTTTAGTTGACTGTGGAATGGTGCAGGGAAGCGGTGAAGAGAGAAATGCTGCTTCTTTTCCCTTTGATCCCGGGAACATTGATTTTGTTTTATTAACCCATGCTCATCTTGATCACTCGGGTCGGATTCCATTTCTCTATAAAGATGGATTCCGAGGAAAGATATTTGCCACAGCTCCCACCATTGAGTTGTGCGAAGTTCTCTGGCTCGATATGTATAAAATCATGTTGGAAGAAACCAACCGGACCAATCGAAAAAATCTTCGTGCCGGAAAACCTTCAATAGAACCATTATATACCGAAGAAGATGTTTTGGGAGCTTTAAACCTTTTTGAACCGGTTGGATATGACGAAATTGTACCGGTTGACACTGTTGAATCAGTTTTCAGAAATGCGGCACATATTATTGGTGCAGCAACCATTGAGGTTTGGGTTGATGGTGTTAAACTGGTATTTTCCGGAGACTTAGGACCCTTCTATAACGTAATGGAGGGATCGCCTCCAATTATAGATGAAGCGGATTATGTCATTTTAGAATCAACCTACGGAAATCGCCGGCATAAAACTCTGGAAGAAACTCGGGAAGAGTTTGAAAATGCCATTCGAGAAGCTCTTAAATCTGGGGGGAAGGTTCTCATTCCTTCTTTTGTTGTTGACCGTGCCCAGAGGTTAATTTATGAGCTTTCTCTGCTAAAAAATAAAATGAAGTTCGATTTCCCGATTTTTTTCGATAGTCCGATGGGAAGCAAAGCGACTGAAATTTATCAAAAATATTTGGGATTAATGGCAGGAGAGATCCAAAAACAAATTTTTCAAGGCCATGATCCTTTTGTTCTTCCTGGAATGAGTTATGTCAGTTCACCCGATGAATCGAGAGCAATCAACCAGATCGAAAAAGCCATTGTAATTGCTGGTAGTGGAATGTGCACTGGAGGAAGAATAATTCATCACCTCAAGCACGGCTTGTGGAAGCCTAATACCGATTTAATTTTTGTTGGCTATCAGGCACAAGGAACTTTAGGCCGACTGTTAGTTGATGGTATAAAAAAGGTCAAGCTATTTGGTGAGGAAATTAGCGTAAAGGCTAAAATTAATACGATTAATGGATTTTCAGCCCATGCTGACCAGGATGATCTGCTGAAATGGTCGGATTATTTCCAATCGAATCCCACCTTCGTTGTTACCCACGGTGAAGAAGAAATCGCTGAAACTTTTGGACGTATTCTTGAAAAACGGGGTAGAGCGGTTGTGGTTCCTCAGTTAGGTGATTCGATTGAGCTGGTGAAAAAAGAGAAAAAAGTTTGTGTTTCGGAAGCACCGGCAGTGGAAAGTTCGGTGATTCAAGAGATCAGCTCAAAGGTTAAATCCCTTCAAGAGAAGAAAGTTTATATTGGGACCGATGGCGACCATTTACTTCATTCAGCTTTGCTGTTAATTGAAGAAGCGGAGAAAGCGGTGATGAAGGAGTAG
- a CDS encoding sugar transferase, producing the protein MVMENKNKLYLPFKRIFDFVVSLIGIIVLSPFFLIIPILIKRDSPGPVFFRQKRIGKGNKEFMIFKFRTMRIDTPNVAKEILKNSPNGMDTYMTEVGKKLRKNAFDEIPQIINILKGDMSLVGPRPALFNQYDLIEMRTKRNIHTIRPGMTGWAIISGGEDLSLEGKVDADEYYLKNLSFSLDISIILKTISVMRSKKGVY; encoded by the coding sequence ATGGTTATGGAGAATAAGAATAAACTTTACCTTCCATTTAAAAGAATATTCGATTTTGTTGTTTCTTTAATCGGTATTATTGTTTTATCTCCTTTTTTTCTTATCATTCCAATTTTAATAAAGCGAGACTCACCAGGTCCAGTATTCTTTAGACAAAAAAGGATTGGTAAAGGTAATAAAGAGTTTATGATTTTTAAGTTTCGAACGATGAGAATTGATACTCCAAATGTTGCTAAAGAAATATTAAAGAACTCACCAAATGGAATGGATACCTATATGACCGAAGTTGGTAAAAAATTAAGAAAAAATGCTTTCGATGAGATACCGCAAATAATTAATATTCTTAAAGGAGACATGTCTTTAGTTGGGCCTCGACCAGCATTGTTCAATCAATATGATCTTATTGAAATGAGAACGAAGAGGAATATTCATACAATAAGACCAGGTATGACTGGATGGGCAATAATTAGTGGTGGTGAGGATTTGAGTTTGGAGGGAAAGGTAGATGCCGACGAGTATTACTTAAAAAATTTATCATTTAGCTTGGATATCAGCATAATTTTAAAAACTATTAGTGTAATGAGAAGCAAAAAGGGAGTATATTGA
- the hepT gene encoding type VII toxin-antitoxin system HepT family RNase toxin: MINKQFINERLLLINSFLKELQDLATLDKNSFLSQKRNVAAAESFLRRTLEAIFDIGRHILAKTDHIDLSIEYKSIARGLIEIGTVDNKLGEILTQMAGYRNRLVHMYNIISDEELYQVIQSNTKDIENFVSKIKKYLDTLKNEN; encoded by the coding sequence TTGATCAACAAACAATTTATTAATGAAAGATTACTTTTAATCAATTCTTTCCTCAAAGAACTCCAAGATTTAGCTACCTTGGATAAAAATTCTTTCCTATCACAAAAGAGAAATGTAGCTGCAGCTGAAAGCTTCCTTCGAAGAACCTTAGAAGCGATATTTGACATAGGACGCCATATTTTAGCCAAAACTGATCATATAGACTTGTCTATAGAATATAAATCTATTGCGAGAGGACTCATAGAAATTGGTACTGTTGATAATAAATTAGGGGAAATATTAACACAAATGGCAGGCTATAGAAACCGTTTAGTCCATATGTATAACATCATTAGTGATGAAGAATTATACCAGGTCATTCAATCGAACACGAAGGATATAGAAAATTTTGTTTCTAAAATAAAAAAATACTTGGATACTCTTAAAAATGAAAATTAG
- a CDS encoding nucleotidyltransferase domain-containing protein has product MKKIRDICQKYNIALVYLFGSQKENSLNILNEEKVDIKDPLADIDVGIVFSQDIESIPDRHKVYSNIYNDFEDLFLPYHLDLVFLQECHSVFQSEALLGICVYSISEEFKDEYEMMVLRRAADFKYVLDKYAEDALEKY; this is encoded by the coding sequence ATGAAAAAGATAAGAGACATTTGTCAAAAATATAATATTGCTTTAGTCTATTTATTTGGCTCGCAGAAAGAAAATTCATTAAATATCCTCAATGAAGAAAAAGTCGATATCAAAGATCCTTTAGCTGATATCGATGTTGGAATTGTATTTTCTCAAGATATTGAAAGTATTCCGGATAGACACAAAGTCTACTCGAACATATATAATGACTTTGAAGACTTATTTCTACCCTATCATTTAGATTTGGTTTTTCTTCAAGAATGCCATTCGGTTTTCCAATCCGAGGCTCTTTTGGGAATTTGCGTTTATAGTATTTCCGAAGAATTTAAAGACGAATATGAAATGATGGTTTTAAGAAGAGCTGCTGACTTTAAATATGTCTTAGACAAATATGCTGAAGATGCTTTAGAAAAATATTAA
- a CDS encoding type II toxin-antitoxin system HicA family toxin, with protein MKKGNLLVTIPYHNRDLSRSTLQSILRQSRLSIGELKTLL; from the coding sequence ATGAAAAAAGGAAATCTTCTTGTGACCATCCCCTACCATAATCGAGACCTTTCACGAAGTACACTCCAATCAATCCTTCGTCAATCCCGATTATCAATCGGAGAGCTAAAGACTCTTTTGTAA
- a CDS encoding PIN domain-containing protein, which translates to MKEIPIIDANIILRFLTNDIPKQADHCTKLLKCIESGSEEVWLPDLVLAGIVWTLEKFYKQPKQRIQELLIPILELKGLRHNNKKISKLAFQLYVEKNIDWTDAFVAAQMITQKKCEIYSYDGDFDKVDGINRLEP; encoded by the coding sequence ATGAAAGAAATACCCATCATTGATGCCAATATTATTCTCCGTTTTTTAACCAATGATATTCCAAAACAAGCTGATCATTGTACAAAATTGTTAAAATGTATTGAATCTGGTTCGGAAGAGGTTTGGCTTCCTGATTTAGTCCTTGCTGGCATTGTATGGACTCTTGAGAAATTCTATAAACAACCAAAACAAAGAATCCAAGAGTTACTTATTCCTATCCTGGAATTAAAAGGTCTCCGCCACAATAACAAGAAAATTTCTAAATTAGCTTTTCAACTTTATGTTGAAAAAAACATTGATTGGACTGACGCCTTCGTTGCTGCTCAAATGATTACTCAAAAGAAATGTGAAATTTATTCCTATGATGGTGATTTTGATAAAGTAGATGGTATTAATCGGTTAGAACCATAA
- a CDS encoding AbrB/MazE/SpoVT family DNA-binding domain-containing protein has product MKGSKVSSKGQITLPIEARKHLNIQPGVRVRFVLEEDCIRIVPVENGIEALRGTIQVSEPQDFKVVRHQAMKELANERNTHH; this is encoded by the coding sequence ATGAAAGGCTCTAAGGTTTCAAGCAAGGGGCAAATTACCCTTCCAATTGAAGCAAGAAAGCATTTAAATATTCAACCCGGTGTTCGAGTACGGTTCGTTCTTGAAGAGGATTGCATTCGAATTGTCCCAGTTGAAAATGGGATTGAGGCATTAAGGGGAACCATTCAGGTAAGTGAACCACAGGATTTTAAAGTCGTTCGTCACCAAGCAATGAAAGAGCTCGCCAATGAAAGAAATACCCATCATTGA
- a CDS encoding type II toxin-antitoxin system HicB family antitoxin: MKNEYTAIIKKEDDWWVGWIEEVPGVNCQEKTYKELKETLEVTLREALEFNRQDAITAAGNDYSEEKIKG; encoded by the coding sequence ATGAAGAATGAATATACTGCTATTATTAAAAAAGAAGATGATTGGTGGGTAGGATGGATCGAGGAAGTTCCTGGGGTGAATTGCCAGGAAAAAACTTACAAGGAGTTGAAAGAGACATTAGAGGTTACCTTAAGGGAGGCTCTGGAATTTAATCGACAGGATGCAATAACAGCTGCTGGCAATGATTATAGTGAAGAAAAAATCAAAGGATGA